The Gemmatimonadota bacterium DNA window CCTCGCGTCGGTCGGTCTCAAGGTGGCGTCGATTCGCGACGTGACCCCGATTCCCCACAATGGGTGCCGTCCGCCCAAGAAGCGGCGGGTCTGAGCCATGGCACGATATACTGGACCGGCCTGCCGTCTGTGCCGTCGCGAAGGGACCAAGCTGTTCCTCAAGGGGACCCGCTGCCTCACCGAGAAGTGCGCCGTCGAGCGCCGGGCGTATCCGCCGGGCCAGCACGGCCAGAACGCCGGGCGTGGCCGCAAGACGTCCGAGTACGCCAAGCAGCTGCGTGAGAAGCAGAAGGTGAAGCGGATGTATGGGCTCACGGAGACCCAGTTCCGCACCATCTACACGCGCGCCTCGCACCTGCCGGGCGTCAAGGGCACCAACCTGCTGGTGGCGCTCGAGACCCGCCTGGACAACATCGTGTACCGGATGGGCTTCGCCTCGTCCCGTCGCGCGGCGCGTCAGCTCGTCCGTCACGGCCACGTGGAAGTGAACGGGCGCAAGCTCGACATCCCGAGCTACAAGGTGCTGCCGGGCCAGGAAGTCCGTGTCGCACCGGCCGATCGCGAGTTGCTCGCGGTCAAGGTGGCCCAGGATGCCGCGTCGCGTGGCGCCATGGTTTCCTGGCTCTCGGTGGATGCCGAGAAGGCCGCCGGCCGACTCCTCGAACTGCCCACCCGCGACGCCATTCCGGTGAACGCGACGGAGCAGTTGATCGTCGAGCTCTACTCGAAGTAAGAAGGGGAACACGCGGCCGATGAGCATTGACCTGACTGGTTTGGTCCGCCCGCACGTCGTCGAGATGACGAAGCGCGAGGACAACCCGAACGTGGCGGAGTTCCGCCTCCAGCCGCTCGAGCGCGGCTTCGGGCACACGATCGGCAACTCGCTGCGCCGGCTGCTGCTGTCGTCGCTGCGCGGCAGCGCGGTCTGGGGCTTCCGCCTCGACGGCGTGGTCCACGAGCATCAGACGGTGCAGGGTGTCCTGGAAGACGTGCACCAGATCGTGCAGCGCCTCAAGGCGCTCACCCTGGTCCTCGATCCGTCCGTCGACGAGTCGATCCTGCGCATCGTCGCGCAGGGCCCCGGCCCGGTCTACGCCCGCGACATCCAGTCGACCGGCCACGCGACGATCCACCACCCGGATCAGCTGCTCTTCACGGTGCAGGAAGATCGCGAGATCAACTGCGAGCTCTACGTGAACAAGGGCCGCGGCTACGTCGAGTCCGAGATGCACCCGACCGATCGCTCGTTCCCGGTCGACCTCGTCCGCATCGACGCGATCTACAACCCGGTCCGTCGTGCCAACTTCACCGTCGCGGAAACCCGCGTCGGGCAGCGCACCGACTACGATCGCTTGACCCTCTCGGTCGAGACCAACGGCACCATCTCCCCGGAAGACGCGCTGGCCTACGCCGCCGCCCTCGCCCAGGAGCATTTCCGCTACTTCGTCGAGTTCGGCAAGGTGCCGGTGCACATCGCGCCGGCGTCGGATACTCCGGCCCCGGTCAGCTCGCCGGCGCCGACCGGTCTTGCCGCCTCGCTGGCGCGCTCGATCGATGACCTCGGCCTCTCGGTCCGGTCGCTCAACTCGCTC harbors:
- the rpsD gene encoding 30S ribosomal protein S4, yielding MARYTGPACRLCRREGTKLFLKGTRCLTEKCAVERRAYPPGQHGQNAGRGRKTSEYAKQLREKQKVKRMYGLTETQFRTIYTRASHLPGVKGTNLLVALETRLDNIVYRMGFASSRRAARQLVRHGHVEVNGRKLDIPSYKVLPGQEVRVAPADRELLAVKVAQDAASRGAMVSWLSVDAEKAAGRLLELPTRDAIPVNATEQLIVELYSK
- a CDS encoding DNA-directed RNA polymerase subunit alpha, which encodes MTKREDNPNVAEFRLQPLERGFGHTIGNSLRRLLLSSLRGSAVWGFRLDGVVHEHQTVQGVLEDVHQIVQRLKALTLVLDPSVDESILRIVAQGPGPVYARDIQSTGHATIHHPDQLLFTVQEDREINCELYVNKGRGYVESEMHPTDRSFPVDLVRIDAIYNPVRRANFTVAETRVGQRTDYDRLTLSVETNGTISPEDALAYAAALAQEHFRYFVEFGKVPVHIAPASDTPAPVSSPAPTGLAASLARSIDDLGLSVRSLNSLKNSSIRTLKELVEQTPKTLDDVKNIGDKAIHEIAEMLQKEGLKFGMKFDEVDGDLRITDHGSLPAIPAASGEEA